GCGCGGCGTCTTCCCCTTGCTGCCGGTCCCGGATGCCTTCCAGCATCCCTTTGGCCAGCCGGACGGCCCGGGGGGAGTAGGCACCCTCCTCGATGAGGGCGAAGGCCACATCCCGGGGCAGGCCCTGGGTGAATCCGGCGAAGACGCCGATGGGCACACCGCTTTCGGGGATGCTGATGGAGCCTGTCTTGCCGTAGACAGCCACGCCGTCGATGTCCGCCGACTTGCCTGTCCCCTCGGCGACCACCCGCCGGAGGCAGTCGTTGACGGTCTTGAAGGTGGCCTCGTCGGCGTGGATGGTGCTCACCACCTTGGGCTCCCTCCCGTCGGTGAAGGGGCGGAGCTGCCTGCCGCCATTGCCGAAGGCGGCCATGGCCACGGCGAGCTGGGCGGCGGTGATTCTGGTCCCCTTGCTCCCCCAGCCCAGGAAGTGCAGCGCCGCCACTCCCTTCGGATCGGCTGCCACCCTGCCGGGTGTCTCCGTCCCCGGGGCGAGGCCCGTCACGCTGCCGAAGCCGAAGCTTCTGTAGAGGGTGCGCACCCGCTGTGCGCCCAGGCGCGCCCCGACGGTGTAGAAGTAGACATTGTCGCTCCGCGCCAGGGCCTCGGCCAGGGTGAGCGCTCCCCTGTCGTAGCGCATGTAGTCCATCAGACAGTCTCCGTAGCGCTTGAGGTAGCCCTCGCGGTCGCCGCGGATCTCTTCGTCGGCGGAGAGCACCCCGTAGTGGAGAGCGCCCAGGGCCACCACGGGCTTGAGGACGCTGCTGGAGGGGTAGGCCCTGGCGGCGGCCTGTTCGAGGCGATAGCTGTCCACCACTTCGCCCGTCTCCAGATCCATCACCAGCGCGCAGCCCTCTACGCCGGCCATGGCGTCGGCGGCCGGCCCGGCCCACACGGGGGCTGCGGCGAGAAGCACCGCCACCGAGACCGCTGCGGCGATGCGGCCCAGCCGGGTCGCCGCCCTCCCCCTTCCTGTCTGTATTCGGTATCCCCGGACTGTATCCATCACTGTCCATCCTCCCCTGTCGTCGTGTTCCCCCGTCGGAAGGCACGGCGATCCGTCCTCCGCCGAGGGGGTCGTCTGCAGGCAACGACCGTGCAGGGTGTCGCTCTGGAGGTATTCTACCAGATAGGGGCACACAACGCGGCGCGGGGGCCTGTCGCTCCCCCGCGCGTTGTTCCGTTTTCGTTTTCGGTTTCCTTCGGCGCCCTCTACCGGGCTTCGCTGGTCCAGCGGTGGGTCATGGCGTCGTAGATGTGGATGCTGCCGGCGGTGTAGATGCTGAGTTTGTAGTCCTCCATGATGCAGGCCTGGGGCTCGATGCCCTCCTTGCGGATCCAGCGGTGGAGGGTGGTGTCGTAGACGTAGGCGTCGCTGGTGTTCCAGCAGACGGCCAGGTTGTCGCCCAGCAGGGCGTCCCTGGGGGCCACACCCCCCAGGATCTCCCACTCCACCAGGACGGGGTCGTAGACCACGAATTCGTCCAGGGTGGTCACCGCCGCCATGCCTCTGGAGAGCAGCGGCTGGGTGATCTCCTGCATATCGAAGTCACTGGCGATCCACTGCCGGGCCCTGGCGTCGAAGACCGCCACCCGGGAGGGCTCCCAGATCATGGCCACGTTGTCCGACAGCAGACCCGAGACGGGGGCGAAGCCGTCGATGAACATCCACTGGTGGGTGCGGATGTCGTAGGTGGCCGCCTCCATATCATTCCAGACCAGCACCAGGTAGTTGTGGGTCCGCCACCCGGTGGGGCTGAAGTCGTTCAGGACGGTTTTGCCCAGTTCGGGGTCGTTCACCCGGACCGTGTTCTTGTCGATGAACGTCTGGACCACCGCATCGGCCGCGGTCGCACAGAACGCGACAGACAGCAGGATCACCAGAGCGGTCAGTACCTTATGGCGCATACCAAACACCTCCCGTGTTCGCTTGGTGTAGCTCTTCCCGGCCCGGATCAGTACCCCCGGGCCATCACCCGATTCCCCGCAACGCCGGTGATATTGATCTGGAGCCCCCGTCGCGAGAGGGCGTCGGCCAGATCCCGGGCGGTGCTCCGGTAGAGCACCTGGATGACCACCTTGCCGCCGCTGAATCCCGTCATGGTGGCCTTCTGTGTCCGGACCAGCGACTGGCAGGCCCGCAGGATGCCGTTGGCGGCGGTGTAGCTGTAGATGTTCTGCACTTCAAGCGAGAGGTTCTGTGCGGCCGTGACGGGCTGTCCCGTTCCTCCGCCGCCGGTGTTCGTCCCCTCGCCCTGGACGAGATTGCGGCCCATGGCCCGGGCGGCGGCCATCAGGGCCTTCTGGCTCGCCTCGCCGGCGGTGTAGCCGGTGTCCTTCCCGGTAACGGTGTCGGAAAAGAGATATTTGCCGTTGGCCGCCGAGTGGGCCTGCACCGAGATCGCCGCCGTGCCCGTATAGAAGCCGAGCTGGTTCTTCCTCGGCTGGGAGACCGAGGCCCGGCCGCTCACGAAGATCCGAACGCCGTAGCGGCTGCCCAGCTGCATGATGGCGTTCACGTTGCCTTCCAGCGCCAGGGCCGCCGCCTTGCTCTTGCGGATGGCCGCCAGCCGCTGCTCGTTGACCACGGGATAGCCGTTCCGGATCAGCGTCTGCTTGACCAGGCTCTCCGCCGTCCCCAGGGCGCTCCCCCGATGGAGCAGATTGGAGGCCTGTTCGTAGATCACCACGGCGACGGATTTGCCTTTGGGCAGCGGCGCGGCCTCAACCCGGGGCACCGATGACAGACACAGTACGGCTGCAACCGCCACCGCGATGATGACGAGTGTGACCCCCCTGTTTCCTCGGAACACCGCATTCACCTCGCTTTCGCGCTGCCCGCTCCCGGGACAGCGCCGTCAATACTCGTTCCTTCGTCGCTGCTACTTGCCGTGGCGGGACTTGAAGTCCAGCGCCGGCTGGTAGTTGGGGTTGATGGAGAGCGCCGTGTCCAGCCACTCGTTCATCTTGGAGCGGTACCCCCTCTTGTAGGCCGCCCGGGCCGCCCAGTAGGCGTCCAGGTAGTTGCCCTCGTAGAGGTTGAAGGCCGTCACGAAGCCGTTGTAGGCCTTGGCGTAGTGGCGTTTGGAGTAGTTGTAGTAGCCGGCCTTGTGGGCGGTCCTGATCTGGTTTTTCACACCCTGGTCAATGGGGTAGAGGTCGACAATCTCCATGGATTCCGAGGTGTCGGCGATGCCGCCCGACGGTGCGGAGACCGTCTGGGTCTGCTGGGGCTGGGCCGGTTGCTGCTGCACCGCAGGCTGCTGTGTGGCCACGGCCCCGCCTGTGGATCCCGTGGTTGTGGTTGTGTCTGTCCCGCTGCCCGAGACGGTTCCGGTGCCACCTGTCAGGGAGGAGGAACCGGAATCGCCGGCACCGATCTGGGCCAGCGTCCGGCTGGAGATCTTGATGTCGTCGAGCTTGTCGTAGGTCGGCGCGAGGAGATCGCCCCGCTTGATCTCGGCGGCGCTTCCCTTGACGACCTCGCAGGTGGAGTAGCCGGACTGGACATCCACAACCTCCAGAACGGCCAGGTTGTACTTCTCCACGCCCAGGATCTCCCCGTTGAGCCCCGTGATGGGCGCTCCCTCGGCGTAGACCACGAATCGCTGTCCCTCGGAGACATTGGATCTGGCGGCCGCCGCGTCGATGAGCACCCGCTTGGAGCCCCGGACATCGATCACGTGGTAGGCCTCCACCTGGCCGATGGCCTGGAGCCGGCTCTGCAGCGCCACCACGATCTTCTTGATGCAGTCATACGTAGCCGCCGACAGGAGCCCGCCCTTCTCCTGCTGGGCGAAGGTGGCG
The sequence above is drawn from the Synergistales bacterium genome and encodes:
- a CDS encoding CsgG/HfaB family protein, which encodes IAKEQQLAASGMVDPGTAVQVGRLAGAQWIITGAITEFTLTQSGGVIPVFGSMSGIAAGESKARVALDARVIDLESSQVRWTVREKGRADKSLGGIMLGGATFAQQEKGGLLSAATYDCIKKIVVALQSRLQAIGQVEAYHVIDVRGSKRVLIDAAAARSNVSEGQRFVVYAEGAPITGLNGEILGVEKYNLAVLEVVDVQSGYSTCEVVKGSAAEIKRGDLLAPTYDKLDDIKISSRTLAQIGAGDSGSSSLTGGTGTVSGSGTDTTTTTGSTGGAVATQQPAVQQQPAQPQQTQTVSAPSGGIADTSESMEIVDLYPIDQGVKNQIRTAHKAGYYNYSKRHYAKAYNGFVTAFNLYEGNYLDAYWAARAAYKRGYRSKMNEWLDTALSINPNYQPALDFKSRHGK